A segment of the Rhizoctonia solani chromosome 12, complete sequence genome:
TACGAAATACAACGAGAACTGATGACCTGCCACGCGCTCTAACCTTGCAGTTGTCCAAACAAACGGCATTGCCGGACCTGGGCGCCAGCAAATCGTAATGTTGATTTGTTAGTGCGGACTCCAATCCTTTACTGACTTGGCCATCTGCTCATAAGTTATGAAGATGCGCTCCTTCTGATCTACAATGAGGAGGTGATATCCTCTGGTTGATCATCAAGGCGAGGTCAACACGAGGCAGTTTACGAGCCGAAATGGCCTGAAAGAGAAACTCATGCAGAGATACTGAAATGAGCCAGAATCGCACGAGTGGGGAGAAGAAGTTCCTCATTTACAGCAGTGGCATCTATCGTAGAATCTTGTCAGAATAAGTCTCCCAAATTATATTCGTGAGTACCTCCAAAGAGGTCTCTGGTTGGTGCGTTTATAATCACTCAATTGTGAGTAATTAACATAGATGTGTAACCGCAACCACGTGAGCTTTGGTGATAGTATGTACCACAACGTGACGCGGCTGACACacacctccaccaatcctCCACTTGTACAACCAATCGCTCCACAGAGAACACGGCACAGAAGATAATACCATGATAACCGGTAATGAACCACCTCCATATGAAACCAACTTCATGTCCGAAAAAACAACGCCTTCTGGATTCCCTTCGGGTTATTTCACTATCACGAACTGCGAGAATGGGCGTCTCTTGGACGTAGCGACAAGCTCAACAGCGGATGGAACTCCCATTGTGTTATGGACGCAAAAGGAGAACAGTATGGTTATGCGTGAGTAGGATACCGGATTAAATCTGTGCGATATTTCCTAATCTCGCAACTCTTCAGCAATGCGAAGTCCATTGGCAGATAACCAGGTAACCAGCGATATACAACGTATGTGGAACAGATCTAACTTTAATTTAGGTTTTTTTTAGACCATACTGGAGCGTTATGCTCAAAGTCATCTGGGCACGCTGTGGATATTCAAGGTTGGTGGGGTTGCTGTGTGTTATACGCACTAACTCCAACATCCATTCAGATGGTCATCTGGTACTAAGGCACCGCAAGCCATTTATTCTACCATTTCCCAATTCTGAATCTCATCCCCTTCCTCGAATAACCTATGTTCCCTCGTCCAAATTGATTCGGGCAACCTTTGCCTGCGATCCAAATTACCCACCTCCCGATGCACGCGATCCGACGAACGCTTGGCGCTCGAGGGATTACATACTTAGTGCTATTCCCTTACGCAAACCACCTTCGTTCTTAGAAAACACAATGGCGATGATGTCAACCATTGGTGCCTCGCTCTCCAAACCGCAAGCGCTCATTTCAGGCCCATCCGTGGCACCTATCGCCACCGCATTTGGGCACGATGATACGTCTGCGTCAGATTTTGCGCTGCGTGATGATGAAGTGATGGAAGAGGAACGAGTCGGTGGGGAAGATGACACAGATGATAGTACCGAGCTGGGGCGCCCTGTGCGTGTACTCGAGGTCCCGATTGGCTGGTTCGAGAAAGGGGCATCCAAACTGACACTTGCGGCACTACGTCGCCGACAATGGGAGGTACTTCCTATCCATAGCCACAAGAGAAAGACCGGTGAAAGCGCATGAATGAGCTCGAAGGGCCACATGTCATTTTACGGTGTTTGATTCGTGTGTAATAATAAGCGCCAGGCGACTGAATCATTCTGTATGATTCATACTACAAAGCTTCGGTTCCGCGTGACGGGTATGTGACTAGGAAACTTCGGATGCTCTTCAGTGGACCCAGAGATTCCGGCCAAATCTCAATGGCATTTGGTTTGGGCCAGCAATATTTTCAT
Coding sequences within it:
- a CDS encoding ricin-type beta-trefoil lectin domain protein, with amino-acid sequence MITGNEPPPYETNFMSEKTTPSGFPSGYFTITNCENGRLLDVATSSTADGTPIVLWTQKENSMVMPMRSPLADNQTILERYAQSHLGTLWIFKVDGHLVLRHRKPFILPFPNSESHPLPRITYVPSSKLIRATFACDPNYPPPDARDPTNAWRSRDYILSAIPLRKPPSFLENTMAMMSTIGASLSKPQALISGPSVAPIATAFGHDDTSASDFALRDDEVMEEERVGGEDDTDDSTELGRPVRVLEVPIGWFEKGASKLTLAALRRRQWEVLPIHSHKRKTGESA